In the genome of Hymenobacter cellulosivorans, one region contains:
- a CDS encoding DUF5723 family protein yields the protein MKNTRLALLTGLGLLAATSLRAQSELSSFSIVGRGGVANSFASDYQAIGINPANMARMNNAVVAFSIGEGGVGVSSASLTRSQLSKFLRNSNQTLTKADKLELARAFTSDNTLNFNADVTTVAVSASFPVLGSFAFSNRQRLAGHMALNQNAAEIMFLGQEAPIYANYNPTTSPLITESLAGTQFQGTWYNEFNFAFARRLVTLPLFRLSGGVGYRYIQGVGIVDVRVEPGKIEAYSAMSPLFDIDYGKVVNNTSFNLQERGNGLQPVGKGNGFDLGLAMEAGKMLRASLSVTDLGHMTWEGNLLTASDQKLKKLRSNGVDNYDFLSEATKIFASGTDSVLVYQPSQEHRAELPTKLRAGASLRVTDRLEMGLDVTLPLNEVAGNITSPFVGAGIDFKPNKYIRLSSGVAGGAGYGFALPLGVAFTTNIYEFGVSTRDLPGLLADKNPYASVAAGFVRFRFGEIKD from the coding sequence GTGAAAAATACTCGTCTTGCCTTGCTAACTGGTTTGGGGCTGCTGGCTGCCACCAGCCTGCGCGCCCAGAGTGAGCTAAGCTCCTTCTCCATCGTGGGGCGGGGCGGCGTTGCCAACAGCTTCGCCAGCGACTACCAAGCCATCGGCATCAACCCGGCCAACATGGCCCGCATGAACAACGCGGTAGTGGCCTTTTCTATCGGCGAGGGCGGCGTGGGCGTCAGCTCGGCCTCCTTGACGCGCAGCCAGCTGTCGAAATTCTTGCGCAACTCCAACCAGACCCTGACCAAAGCCGACAAGCTGGAGCTGGCCCGGGCTTTCACCTCCGACAATACGCTCAACTTCAACGCCGACGTGACGACGGTGGCCGTATCGGCCTCGTTTCCGGTGCTGGGCAGCTTTGCCTTCAGCAACCGGCAGCGCCTGGCGGGCCACATGGCGCTAAATCAGAACGCGGCCGAAATCATGTTTCTGGGCCAGGAAGCCCCGATTTACGCCAACTATAATCCCACTACCTCGCCGCTCATAACGGAGTCGTTGGCCGGCACCCAGTTTCAGGGCACCTGGTACAACGAGTTCAACTTCGCTTTTGCCCGCCGCCTCGTTACGCTGCCCTTGTTCCGGCTTTCGGGCGGCGTGGGTTACCGCTACATTCAGGGCGTGGGTATCGTGGACGTGCGCGTCGAGCCGGGCAAAATCGAGGCTTACAGCGCTATGTCTCCCCTGTTCGACATTGATTACGGCAAGGTGGTCAACAACACGTCCTTTAATCTGCAGGAGCGGGGCAACGGCCTGCAGCCGGTAGGCAAGGGCAACGGCTTCGATTTGGGCCTAGCCATGGAAGCCGGTAAAATGCTGCGCGCCAGCCTCTCGGTCACCGACCTGGGCCACATGACCTGGGAGGGCAACCTGCTGACGGCCTCCGACCAGAAGCTCAAAAAGCTCCGCTCCAACGGCGTCGACAACTACGACTTCCTGAGCGAGGCCACCAAGATTTTTGCCTCAGGCACCGACAGCGTATTAGTCTATCAGCCCAGTCAGGAGCACCGGGCCGAGCTGCCCACCAAGCTGCGCGCCGGGGCCAGCCTGCGCGTCACTGACCGCCTGGAAATGGGCCTCGACGTGACTTTGCCGCTGAACGAAGTGGCCGGCAACATTACGAGCCCGTTCGTGGGTGCCGGCATCGACTTCAAGCCCAATAAATACATCCGCCTGAGTAGTGGCGTGGCAGGCGGTGCCGGCTACGGGTTTGCCTTGCCCCTGGGCGTGGCGTTTACCACCAATATCTACGAGTTCGGCGTCAGTACCCGCGACTTGCCCGGCCTGCTGGCCGATAAGAACCCCTACGCCTCGGTGGCCGCCGGCTTCGTGCGGTTCCGCTTCGGCGAAATCAAGGACTAG
- the meaB gene encoding methylmalonyl Co-A mutase-associated GTPase MeaB — protein MAKRFSVDEYAAGILAGNRMVLSRAITLVESTLPSDQHLAQQVLDQVLPHAGRSVRVGITGVPGVGKSTFIEALGLELLRQGKRLAVLAVDPTSQRSGGSILGDKTRMNQLAAQEQAYIRPSPAGRSLGGVTRSTREAMILCEAAGHDVIFIETVGVGQSETAVHGMVDFFLLLMLAGAGDELQGIKKGIMEMADAVTITKADGQNETAAKLARREYQNALHLFPLAPSGWNPKVTVSSALTGQGVPEVWQVVEQYVQQTQQSGYFQRRRQEQNLHWLYEAIRQGLEEQFYAKANVQEQLPALRQQVIEGSKSAFGAAAELLGL, from the coding sequence TTGGCCAAGCGCTTTTCTGTTGACGAGTACGCCGCCGGCATCCTGGCCGGCAACCGCATGGTGCTGAGCCGGGCCATTACGCTGGTGGAAAGCACCCTGCCCTCCGACCAGCACCTGGCCCAACAGGTCCTCGACCAAGTACTGCCCCACGCCGGCCGCTCGGTGCGGGTGGGCATCACGGGCGTGCCGGGCGTGGGCAAAAGCACGTTTATCGAAGCCCTGGGTCTGGAGCTGCTCCGGCAAGGGAAGCGCCTGGCCGTGCTGGCCGTCGACCCCACGAGCCAGCGCAGCGGCGGCAGCATCCTCGGCGACAAAACCCGCATGAACCAGCTGGCAGCCCAGGAGCAGGCGTACATCCGGCCTTCACCGGCGGGCCGCAGCCTGGGCGGCGTCACGCGGAGCACTCGCGAAGCCATGATTCTGTGCGAAGCCGCTGGCCACGACGTCATCTTCATCGAAACCGTGGGCGTGGGCCAGAGCGAAACCGCCGTGCACGGCATGGTCGACTTCTTCCTGCTGCTGATGCTGGCCGGGGCCGGCGACGAGCTGCAAGGCATTAAGAAGGGCATTATGGAAATGGCCGACGCGGTAACCATCACGAAGGCCGACGGCCAGAACGAAACGGCTGCCAAGCTGGCCCGCCGCGAGTACCAGAACGCCCTGCACCTGTTCCCCTTGGCTCCCTCGGGCTGGAACCCCAAGGTCACGGTCAGCTCGGCTCTCACGGGCCAGGGCGTGCCGGAGGTGTGGCAGGTGGTGGAGCAGTACGTGCAGCAAACCCAGCAGAGCGGCTACTTTCAGCGGCGGCGGCAGGAGCAGAATTTGCACTGGCTCTACGAGGCAATCCGCCAGGGGCTGGAAGAACAGTTTTATGCCAAGGCCAACGTGCAGGAGCAGCTCCCGGCGCTGCGTCAGCAGGTCATTGAGGGCAGCAAATCGGCCTTTGGAGCCGCGGCCGAGCTGCTGGGCCTGTAA
- a CDS encoding helix-turn-helix transcriptional regulator produces MPLEVRAAADNTLMHANNHVAQDFDVPELVEQTGELEFAAGRGTLTHWYFDGIRLSHARWHFREYTTQEWRSELDVVHLQFNLRGRVIIEHQPQGRPLIMGSYQHNLMYWPGFAGTSRNEELETETFMVQFTRAAFLRLSGQGNEVLRRFGERVLEGQPVVLGEQSLTVGLALHNAIRAVLNCRFQGPLKKLFLYSKALEILVLQAEAFERHQPARFARTEYDQERLLFARDYLIQHLHLPPSLPELARIAGLNEFKLKKGFKEMFGQTVFSYLADYRLAEAEAQLIEGRKTASELAFELGYSSLQHFSAAFKKKFGVSPRRAR; encoded by the coding sequence ATGCCCCTGGAAGTCCGCGCCGCTGCTGATAACACCCTGATGCACGCCAACAACCACGTGGCCCAGGACTTCGATGTGCCCGAGCTGGTGGAGCAAACCGGCGAGCTGGAATTTGCCGCCGGCCGCGGTACGCTCACGCACTGGTACTTCGACGGTATCCGGCTCAGTCATGCCCGCTGGCACTTCCGGGAATATACCACCCAGGAATGGCGCTCCGAGCTTGATGTAGTACATCTGCAATTCAATCTGCGGGGGCGCGTCATTATCGAGCACCAGCCCCAGGGCCGGCCGCTGATTATGGGCTCTTACCAGCACAACCTCATGTATTGGCCGGGCTTCGCGGGCACCAGCCGCAACGAGGAGCTGGAAACCGAAACCTTTATGGTGCAGTTTACCCGAGCGGCTTTCCTGCGCCTGAGCGGGCAGGGCAATGAGGTACTGCGCCGTTTCGGCGAGCGGGTGCTCGAAGGTCAGCCCGTGGTGCTGGGCGAGCAAAGCCTAACCGTGGGCCTGGCCTTGCACAATGCCATTCGGGCAGTGCTGAACTGCCGCTTTCAGGGGCCGCTCAAGAAGCTTTTCCTGTACTCTAAAGCCCTCGAAATCCTGGTGCTACAGGCTGAGGCCTTTGAGCGGCACCAACCGGCGCGCTTCGCCCGCACCGAGTACGACCAGGAACGCCTACTCTTTGCCCGCGACTACCTCATTCAGCACCTGCACCTGCCGCCTTCTTTGCCCGAACTGGCCCGCATTGCCGGTCTCAACGAGTTCAAACTCAAGAAGGGCTTCAAGGAAATGTTTGGCCAAACGGTGTTCAGCTACCTGGCCGACTACCGCCTAGCCGAGGCCGAGGCCCAACTGATTGAAGGTCGCAAAACGGCCAGTGAGCTGGCCTTCGAGCTGGGTTACTCCTCGCTGCAACACTTCAGCGCGGCTTTTAAGAAAAAATTTGGCGTGAGCCCGCGCCGGGCCCGCTAA
- a CDS encoding head GIN domain-containing protein, producing the protein MMQVKGSGVLVSRDYPVSSFTRLHLSVHGTVELLYGAEEKVVVEADDNLLEHLEVVNSGRTLYVTSENKLRAPAFTELRVTVHLRQLDTLYCACHGNVRSGNTLVASGPLEVKIHSHGDTTLQLEAPALTVNMACHGNVTLSGTAGEVQIKNAADGYINTRELLAQHLRLRNLGAGNLDLYAEQTINLSHMGAGYIHYAGPALLTDVQQYGAGEIRHVE; encoded by the coding sequence ATGATGCAAGTCAAAGGCAGCGGCGTGCTGGTCAGCCGCGACTATCCCGTTTCCTCATTTACCCGCCTGCACCTGAGCGTGCACGGCACTGTAGAGCTCCTGTACGGGGCCGAAGAAAAAGTCGTGGTGGAAGCCGACGACAACCTGCTGGAGCACCTGGAGGTCGTCAATTCGGGCCGCACGCTCTACGTCACGAGTGAAAATAAGCTCCGGGCCCCGGCTTTCACCGAGCTGCGCGTGACAGTGCATCTGCGCCAGCTCGACACGCTCTATTGCGCCTGCCACGGCAACGTGCGCAGCGGCAATACGCTGGTGGCCTCGGGCCCGTTAGAGGTCAAAATTCATTCCCACGGCGACACCACGCTGCAGCTCGAAGCGCCGGCGCTTACCGTAAACATGGCCTGCCACGGCAATGTGACCCTCAGCGGCACCGCGGGGGAAGTGCAAATCAAGAATGCAGCAGACGGCTACATCAACACCCGGGAGCTGCTGGCCCAACACCTACGCCTGCGCAACCTGGGAGCCGGCAACCTGGACCTTTACGCCGAGCAAACCATTAACCTCTCGCACATGGGCGCCGGCTATATTCACTACGCCGGCCCGGCCCTCCTCACGGACGTGCAGCAGTACGGCGCCGGCGAGATTCGGCACGTGGAGTAA
- a CDS encoding VOC family protein — MPPHTVLSTTYQIETMQLGSIALLVRAYDEALAYYVGVLGFRLLEDTDLGAGKRWVRIAPHGAETGLLLALARGEAQQKAIGNQSGGRVFLFLHTTSFWADYHRLQGRGVQFLEEPRQESYGLVVVFADVYGNKWDLLEVPLGL, encoded by the coding sequence GTGCCACCACACACTGTCCTTAGCACTACTTATCAGATTGAAACGATGCAGCTGGGTTCTATAGCCTTATTGGTCCGCGCCTACGACGAAGCGCTGGCCTATTACGTCGGAGTGCTGGGCTTCCGGCTTCTGGAAGATACCGACCTGGGCGCCGGCAAACGGTGGGTCCGCATTGCACCCCACGGCGCCGAAACCGGGCTGCTGCTGGCCCTGGCCCGCGGAGAAGCCCAGCAAAAAGCCATTGGCAACCAGAGCGGCGGCCGGGTCTTCCTATTTCTGCATACGACCAGCTTCTGGGCCGACTACCACCGCCTGCAAGGCCGGGGCGTGCAGTTTTTGGAAGAACCACGCCAGGAAAGCTACGGCCTTGTCGTCGTCTTTGCCGACGTCTACGGCAACAAGTGGGACCTGCTCGAAGTGCCGCTTGGGCTGTAA
- a CDS encoding DUF5916 domain-containing protein: MLTYSATAQTPAAETPAPTAAAVPAPKKHLQALRITTPVKLDGVLDEESWQQAPIATDFIQNRPNPGPPEKHKTEVRVLYDDANIYVGAVMHDVAADSIMRELTARDNFGNTDFIGIFLDTYHDKLNGYGFFVTTGGVQMDARYSPASGEDFNWNAVWDSRTSVKGTDWYAEMRIPYSAIRFSKTAEQVWGLNFMRQRKRDNQAFFWNEVKPAVDGFVNQWGTLEGLRDIEPPLRLSLTPYISGYVNHNPLNEEGTRRTTTSFNGGADVKWGINESFTLDATLVPDFGQVQSDNQVLNLSPFEVQFAENRQFFTEGTELFSKGNLFYSRRVGATPIGFYNVEAGDNEKIVRNPAETRLLNATKVSGRTSKGLGVGVFNAVSNDVYATIRNTETGEERQELTQPFSNYNIAVLDQSLKNNSYVSLINTNVTRFGRTYDANVTGGLFRFANKKNSYAVDGRLVYSRRRGYLFHDEEQVDDQDGYKYQVGVSKISGSFTWGLNQGIESHTYNPNDLGILFGNNNISQGIYGNYNHYKPFWKVNNFYSYFGLDQSYLYKPTLYQKTNLYGGANTTFTKSFITVGFDFDVNPVNRDYYEPRVEPLGEYYVRVPANGNFGAFASSDYRKKLALDMNAGVRVYEEDDRFERPRRLGIGFGFSPRYRVSNKLNFRYSLDWSTNRNQIGYVNPSSGDDGSLSSDYPEDKKILDEFPNAILLGRRRVVTVSNVLQGAYTFTNRMSLTIRTRHYTSTVRYLGFARLAPGGEETAVDYQRNRDNTFNAFNIDAVYSWWFAPGSQISIVWKNAGSTFLQANQATPLYFDNLSNTINTPHNNSVSVKILYYLDYLAIRPRRA, encoded by the coding sequence ATGCTCACGTATTCGGCTACTGCGCAAACGCCCGCCGCAGAAACGCCTGCGCCCACTGCCGCTGCGGTGCCGGCGCCCAAAAAGCACCTGCAGGCCCTGCGCATCACGACCCCCGTAAAGCTGGACGGGGTGTTGGACGAGGAAAGCTGGCAGCAAGCTCCCATTGCCACCGACTTTATTCAGAACCGGCCTAACCCCGGCCCGCCCGAAAAGCACAAAACCGAGGTGCGCGTGCTCTACGACGATGCCAACATCTACGTGGGCGCCGTGATGCACGACGTGGCCGCCGACTCCATCATGCGGGAGCTAACCGCGCGCGACAACTTCGGCAACACCGACTTTATCGGGATTTTTCTGGATACCTACCATGACAAGCTCAACGGCTACGGCTTTTTCGTGACCACCGGCGGGGTGCAGATGGACGCCCGCTACTCGCCCGCCAGTGGCGAAGACTTCAACTGGAATGCCGTCTGGGACTCGCGCACCAGCGTGAAAGGCACCGACTGGTACGCCGAAATGCGGATTCCGTACTCAGCTATCCGCTTCAGCAAAACAGCCGAGCAGGTGTGGGGCCTCAACTTTATGCGGCAGCGCAAGCGCGACAACCAGGCCTTTTTCTGGAACGAGGTAAAGCCCGCCGTGGATGGCTTCGTGAACCAGTGGGGTACGCTTGAAGGCCTGCGCGACATTGAGCCCCCGCTGCGCCTTTCGCTCACGCCCTACATTTCGGGCTACGTCAACCACAACCCGCTCAACGAAGAAGGCACGCGCCGCACCACCACCAGCTTCAACGGTGGGGCCGACGTGAAGTGGGGCATCAACGAAAGCTTCACCCTGGACGCTACGCTGGTACCCGACTTCGGACAAGTGCAGAGCGACAACCAAGTTCTGAACCTCTCACCCTTCGAGGTGCAGTTTGCCGAAAACCGACAGTTCTTTACTGAAGGCACCGAGCTCTTCAGCAAGGGCAATCTGTTTTACTCCCGTCGGGTGGGGGCCACACCCATCGGCTTCTATAATGTGGAGGCTGGCGACAACGAGAAAATTGTGCGCAACCCGGCGGAAACCCGCTTGCTGAACGCCACTAAGGTCTCGGGCCGCACGAGCAAGGGGCTGGGCGTGGGCGTGTTCAATGCCGTAAGCAACGACGTGTACGCCACGATTCGGAACACGGAAACGGGGGAGGAGCGCCAGGAGCTAACCCAGCCCTTCAGCAACTACAACATTGCCGTGCTCGACCAGAGTTTGAAAAACAACTCCTACGTCTCGCTCATCAACACCAACGTGACGCGCTTTGGGCGTACTTACGACGCCAACGTGACGGGCGGCCTGTTTCGCTTCGCCAACAAGAAAAACTCCTACGCCGTGGATGGCCGCCTGGTGTACTCGCGCCGCCGCGGCTACCTGTTCCATGACGAAGAGCAGGTCGACGACCAGGACGGCTACAAGTACCAGGTGGGGGTAAGCAAAATCAGCGGCAGCTTCACCTGGGGCCTCAACCAGGGCATTGAGTCGCACACTTACAACCCCAACGACTTGGGCATTCTGTTCGGCAACAACAATATTTCCCAGGGCATTTATGGCAACTACAACCATTACAAGCCCTTCTGGAAGGTTAATAACTTCTATTCCTACTTCGGCCTCGACCAGTCGTACCTCTACAAGCCCACGCTCTACCAGAAAACCAACCTCTACGGCGGAGCCAACACTACCTTTACCAAAAGCTTCATTACGGTCGGCTTCGACTTCGATGTGAACCCAGTGAACCGGGATTATTACGAGCCCCGGGTGGAGCCGCTGGGCGAGTACTATGTGCGAGTGCCAGCCAACGGCAATTTCGGCGCCTTTGCCTCGTCGGACTACCGCAAGAAGCTGGCCCTGGATATGAACGCGGGGGTGCGAGTGTATGAGGAAGACGACCGGTTTGAGCGGCCCCGCCGTTTGGGCATCGGGTTTGGCTTCTCGCCGCGCTACCGCGTCAGCAACAAGCTCAACTTCCGCTACAGCCTCGACTGGAGCACTAACCGCAACCAGATTGGCTACGTGAACCCCTCCAGCGGCGACGACGGCAGCCTGAGCAGCGACTACCCCGAGGACAAGAAGATTCTGGATGAGTTTCCCAACGCCATTCTGCTCGGCCGCCGCCGCGTCGTGACGGTGTCGAACGTGCTGCAAGGGGCTTATACCTTCACCAACCGCATGTCCTTGACCATTCGCACCCGCCACTATACCAGCACGGTGCGCTACCTGGGCTTTGCCCGCCTGGCCCCAGGCGGCGAGGAAACGGCGGTAGACTACCAGCGCAACCGCGACAATACCTTCAACGCCTTCAACATCGATGCGGTATACTCGTGGTGGTTTGCGCCCGGCTCCCAGATCAGCATCGTCTGGAAAAACGCCGGCTCCACTTTTCTCCAGGCCAATCAAGCCACACCGCTGTACTTCGACAACCTGAGCAACACCATCAATACCCCGCACAACAACTCGGTGTCGGTGAAAATCCTGTACTACCTGGATTACCTGGCCATTCGGCCCCGCCGGGCCTAG
- a CDS encoding M56 family metallopeptidase: protein MTPELVRAVGWTIVHSLWQGAIVGLALVGLLLVLRRHSAQVRYNVAGLALVIMLGLALVTFGRHYALALTAKTPVAAASAATPAASAASLTLLAPAAASSAVVAEQSVSLLETGRQYFDQHLPLIVAAWFLGLLAMTLRMLGGLAYVQRLRHYRVEPLSEQWNERFKALAARAGIKRTVTLLESALVKAPLVAGHLKPVILLPLGTVMGLSQAQLEAILAHELAHIARRDYLMNILQSVAEILFFYHPAAWFITACMRTERENCCDDEATAICGDPLTLAKALAALAEMGQNVYPTPRLALSAVGPDGSLLGRIRRLVQRRAAPTFSEGFMAALVVVGGLALIGLTTVVAMANPRPWPERAKELVGAVFGPENSMWAKSLPAFQTATAPAAPIGDDDDKKKRKSKSKDDKHVVIVRDAQEGQVMRRGKDGGTVVVKRDKKGRVTELYVDGQRIDMEEATAKPKAKANTTEIIRLAPSSRTARRSGSNSNFNFDFDSHNFGMSARDQEELRSSMQRLEQDLARSGDEIRRARTYVLADGNRVEIRAGKDASIANDRIAAKALQEAESSLREAERNETDARAREKIREELDRVRERRDELRERQQEANEAARERQEADRERQQAERERQQAEREVRQAERERAQAERERARAIREEQSRKVEEAMIDELEKDKLIKDKKYFQLVLKGNEMVVDGQKQSEAVAAKYRKLFEDGTGRTIGSTGSVVFSNTGNDRNRIYSNTTSSSSDMPTPPAPPAPPRAPKAPRSSSLAPVPPVPPTPPRAPRAPRNVKVNSVALGEQLRKDGLIDANSRSYQFQLNPSGMTVNGQRQPEETAKRYRELLGKTDGKNFNMDVVITE, encoded by the coding sequence TTGACGCCGGAACTGGTCCGGGCTGTGGGCTGGACAATTGTGCACTCCCTGTGGCAGGGAGCCATTGTCGGCTTGGCGTTGGTGGGGCTGTTGCTGGTGCTGCGCCGGCACTCAGCTCAGGTGCGCTACAACGTGGCCGGCTTGGCCCTGGTGATTATGCTCGGGCTGGCGCTGGTTACGTTTGGGCGGCACTACGCCCTGGCCCTGACGGCAAAAACACCCGTGGCAGCCGCTTCAGCTGCCACACCGGCCGCCTCAGCAGCTTCGCTGACTCTGTTGGCCCCAGCTGCGGCATCCTCGGCCGTAGTTGCCGAGCAGTCAGTGTCGCTGCTCGAAACCGGCCGGCAGTACTTCGACCAGCACTTGCCCCTGATAGTGGCGGCCTGGTTTCTGGGCTTGCTGGCCATGACGCTGCGCATGCTCGGCGGCCTGGCCTACGTACAGCGCCTGCGCCACTACCGCGTCGAGCCGCTGTCGGAGCAGTGGAACGAGCGGTTTAAGGCCCTGGCCGCCCGTGCCGGCATCAAGCGCACCGTGACCCTGCTGGAGTCGGCGCTGGTGAAGGCCCCGCTGGTGGCCGGTCACCTCAAGCCGGTGATTCTGTTGCCCCTGGGCACCGTTATGGGGTTGAGCCAGGCCCAGCTGGAAGCCATTCTGGCCCACGAACTGGCCCACATTGCCCGCCGCGACTATTTGATGAACATCCTGCAGTCGGTGGCCGAAATCCTGTTTTTCTACCATCCCGCCGCCTGGTTTATTACGGCCTGTATGCGCACGGAGCGCGAAAATTGCTGCGACGACGAAGCCACGGCCATCTGCGGCGACCCGCTGACGCTGGCTAAAGCCCTGGCTGCTCTGGCCGAAATGGGGCAAAATGTGTACCCTACGCCCCGCCTGGCTTTGTCGGCTGTGGGCCCCGATGGGTCGTTGCTGGGCCGCATCCGGCGGCTAGTACAGCGCCGCGCTGCGCCCACCTTCTCGGAAGGCTTCATGGCAGCACTGGTGGTAGTGGGTGGTCTGGCTTTGATTGGGCTGACGACCGTAGTAGCCATGGCCAACCCGCGGCCCTGGCCCGAGCGTGCCAAGGAACTCGTTGGTGCCGTTTTTGGCCCCGAAAATAGCATGTGGGCTAAGAGTCTGCCTGCATTCCAGACGGCTACTGCACCCGCCGCGCCCATCGGCGACGATGATGACAAGAAAAAGCGCAAGTCGAAGAGCAAGGACGACAAGCACGTAGTAATTGTGCGCGATGCCCAAGAAGGGCAGGTGATGCGCCGGGGCAAAGACGGGGGCACCGTAGTAGTGAAGCGCGACAAGAAAGGCCGTGTAACCGAACTCTACGTGGACGGACAGCGCATCGATATGGAAGAAGCCACTGCTAAGCCCAAAGCCAAGGCCAACACCACCGAAATCATCCGCCTGGCCCCAAGCAGCCGCACGGCGCGCCGCTCGGGTTCTAACTCAAACTTCAATTTCGATTTCGACTCTCACAACTTCGGTATGTCGGCCCGCGACCAAGAGGAGCTGCGCAGCTCGATGCAGCGCCTGGAGCAGGATCTGGCCCGCAGCGGCGACGAAATCCGGCGGGCCCGCACCTACGTGCTGGCCGACGGCAACCGCGTGGAAATCCGTGCCGGCAAAGACGCCAGCATTGCCAACGACCGAATAGCTGCCAAGGCTCTGCAGGAAGCCGAAAGCTCGCTGCGCGAAGCCGAACGCAATGAAACGGATGCCAGAGCCCGGGAAAAAATCCGGGAGGAGCTGGACCGCGTGCGGGAGCGGCGCGACGAACTGCGCGAGCGGCAGCAGGAGGCCAATGAGGCCGCCCGGGAGCGGCAAGAAGCCGACCGCGAGCGGCAGCAGGCCGAGCGCGAACGGCAGCAAGCCGAGCGGGAAGTGCGCCAGGCCGAACGGGAACGGGCCCAGGCTGAGCGCGAACGAGCCCGCGCCATTCGGGAGGAGCAGAGCCGCAAAGTAGAGGAAGCCATGATTGATGAGCTGGAGAAGGACAAGCTCATCAAGGATAAGAAGTACTTCCAACTGGTGCTGAAGGGCAATGAAATGGTAGTCGATGGGCAGAAGCAGTCCGAAGCCGTAGCGGCCAAGTACCGCAAACTGTTTGAGGACGGCACCGGCCGTACCATCGGCTCCACGGGTTCGGTGGTGTTCAGCAACACTGGCAACGACAGAAACCGCATCTACTCCAACACTACCAGTAGCTCCAGCGACATGCCTACTCCGCCCGCGCCGCCGGCTCCTCCCCGGGCCCCGAAGGCCCCGCGTAGCAGCAGCCTGGCGCCGGTTCCTCCGGTGCCCCCCACGCCACCCCGCGCACCCCGTGCCCCGCGCAACGTGAAGGTCAACTCGGTGGCCCTGGGTGAGCAGCTGCGCAAAGACGGCCTGATTGACGCCAATTCCCGCTCGTATCAGTTTCAGCTCAACCCCTCGGGCATGACGGTGAACGGGCAGCGGCAGCCGGAGGAAACGGCCAAGCGTTACCGGGAGCTGCTCGGCAAAACCGACGGCAAAAACTTCAACATGGACGTCGTTATTACCGAATAA
- a CDS encoding BlaI/MecI/CopY family transcriptional regulator → MSKASLPKPTESELEILQVLWQHGPSTVRFVNDELSQKREVGYTTTLKLLQLMLDKGLVLRDDDSRTHVYRAAVREEETQSQLLDRFVEAAFGGSAMKLVMQALGNRRTSKEELRQIRTLLNEIEQDKPETEKGGPDELA, encoded by the coding sequence ATGAGTAAGGCATCCCTTCCCAAACCCACCGAATCGGAACTCGAAATTTTGCAGGTACTCTGGCAGCATGGCCCGAGCACCGTCCGGTTCGTGAACGACGAACTTAGCCAGAAGCGCGAAGTAGGCTACACCACCACGCTGAAGCTGTTGCAGCTCATGCTCGATAAGGGCCTCGTGCTGCGCGACGACGACAGCCGCACCCACGTGTACCGCGCCGCCGTGCGGGAAGAGGAAACCCAGAGCCAGCTGCTCGACCGGTTTGTGGAAGCCGCCTTCGGGGGCTCGGCCATGAAGCTGGTCATGCAGGCTTTAGGCAACCGCCGCACATCCAAAGAGGAGCTACGCCAGATCCGGACGCTGCTCAACGAAATCGAACAGGACAAACCCGAAACTGAGAAAGGAGGCCCCGATGAACTGGCTTGA
- the folB gene encoding dihydroneopterin aldolase — MGQIALEGMEFFAYHGFFEEEQKLGNRYTVDLYIGTDLHAAGTSDNLDTTVNYVELYGLVREEMAVSARLLEHVGHRILDRVLGQFAQVKSVKVSVAKHNPPFGGVCARSRVTMKRKRAKG; from the coding sequence ATGGGCCAGATTGCACTGGAAGGAATGGAGTTTTTTGCCTACCATGGCTTTTTCGAGGAAGAACAGAAACTCGGTAACCGCTACACCGTCGATTTGTACATTGGTACCGACCTGCACGCCGCCGGCACTTCCGACAACCTGGACACGACGGTGAATTACGTGGAGCTCTACGGTCTTGTGCGGGAGGAAATGGCCGTTTCGGCGCGGCTGCTGGAACACGTGGGCCACCGGATTCTGGACCGGGTGCTCGGGCAGTTTGCCCAGGTGAAATCGGTGAAGGTGAGCGTAGCCAAGCACAACCCGCCGTTTGGGGGCGTCTGCGCCCGGTCGCGCGTGACGATGAAGCGCAAGCGGGCCAAGGGGTAA